The proteins below come from a single Caulobacter flavus genomic window:
- the flbT gene encoding flagellar biosynthesis repressor FlbT translates to MPLKLSLKPGEKFVLNGAVVQNGDRRGVLVLQNKASVLREKDIMQPDQVTTPSRHIYFPVMMMYLEESGAEKYYDEFATRLTEFMGVVRNPGVLADCIAISKHVMAREYYKALMLSRKLIDYEDERLGNVSSGLPAGGDQD, encoded by the coding sequence GTGCCTTTGAAGCTGTCGCTTAAGCCCGGCGAGAAATTCGTGCTCAACGGGGCGGTCGTCCAGAACGGCGATCGTCGCGGGGTGCTGGTCCTGCAGAACAAGGCTTCGGTGCTGCGTGAGAAGGACATCATGCAGCCCGACCAGGTGACCACGCCATCGCGTCACATCTACTTCCCGGTCATGATGATGTACCTGGAGGAGAGCGGCGCGGAGAAATACTACGACGAGTTCGCCACGCGCCTGACCGAGTTCATGGGCGTGGTGAGGAACCCGGGCGTGCTGGCCGATTGCATCGCGATCTCCAAGCACGTCATGGCCCGCGAGTACTACAAGGCGCTCATGCTGAGCCGTAAGTTGATCGATTACGAAGACGAGAGGTTGGGGAATGTCTCTTCGGGCCTACCAGCAGGCGGCGACCAGGACTGA
- a CDS encoding universal stress protein produces the protein MSWARIMAPLAGARPDEGVLRAAAELAGAFDAELAAVHAPADVADLMPWMGEGFMGGVQVTALESLKEAAVEGAHAVEAMVAAVGYPKSRVTTLESPVWAGLAMECRLSDVIVFDSAAARGKGPLAEAFQQMIADEQRPVVVARDGLKVGGTALVAWDGGKEASRALRTALPLLQKASRVVVAGAPAASSRSFELARMVDFLAARGVSAQVRVLEGSHDAAKLLLEAARAEGADFLVAGAFGHPRLQEFIFGGTTRSLLNADGPSLFLSH, from the coding sequence ATGAGCTGGGCAAGGATCATGGCGCCGCTCGCGGGCGCCCGGCCCGACGAGGGCGTGTTGCGCGCGGCGGCCGAACTGGCCGGCGCGTTCGACGCCGAGCTGGCCGCCGTCCATGCGCCGGCCGACGTGGCCGACCTGATGCCTTGGATGGGCGAGGGCTTCATGGGCGGCGTGCAGGTCACGGCCCTGGAGAGCCTGAAAGAGGCCGCCGTCGAGGGCGCGCACGCCGTCGAGGCGATGGTCGCGGCCGTGGGCTATCCGAAGTCACGCGTCACCACGCTGGAGTCGCCCGTCTGGGCGGGCCTGGCCATGGAGTGCCGGCTGTCGGACGTCATCGTATTCGACAGCGCCGCCGCCCGCGGCAAGGGCCCGCTGGCCGAGGCCTTTCAGCAGATGATCGCCGACGAGCAGCGGCCCGTCGTGGTCGCCCGCGATGGGCTGAAGGTCGGCGGAACGGCTCTGGTCGCCTGGGACGGCGGCAAGGAAGCCAGCCGCGCTCTGCGCACCGCGCTGCCGCTGCTGCAGAAGGCCTCGCGCGTGGTTGTGGCCGGCGCGCCGGCGGCCTCGTCGCGCAGCTTCGAGCTGGCCCGGATGGTCGACTTCCTGGCCGCCCGGGGCGTTTCGGCCCAGGTGCGCGTGCTGGAAGGCTCTCACGACGCGGCCAAGCTGTTGCTGGAGGCGGCGAGGGCGGAGGGGGCCGATTTCCTGGTCGCCGGCGCCTTCGGCCATCCGCGCCTGCAGGAGTTCATCTTCGGCGGCACGACGCGCAGCCTGCTGAACGCCGACGGCCCGTCGCTCTTCCTGTCGCACTGA
- a CDS encoding AAA family ATPase — translation MSSRFEGTADYVATEDLKVAVNAAVALERPLLIKGEPGTGKTVLAYEVAKAMGAPLLTWHIKSTTKAQQGLYEYDAVTRLRDSQLGDERVKDVRNYIKKGKLWEAFEAPVRPVLLIDEIDKADIEFPNDLLQELDRMEFFVYETGETIKAKVRPVMIITSNNEKELPDAFLRRCFFHYIRFPEEATMQAIVDVHFPGIKQKLVAEALRIFYDMRKVPGLKKKPSTSELLDWLKLLLVEDIDETVLREKDPTKLIPPLHGALLKNEQDVHLFERLAFLARREGSARPGQ, via the coding sequence ATGAGCTCGCGCTTCGAAGGCACCGCCGACTACGTCGCCACCGAGGACCTCAAGGTCGCCGTCAACGCCGCCGTGGCCCTGGAACGGCCCCTGCTGATCAAGGGCGAGCCAGGCACAGGCAAGACGGTGCTGGCCTACGAGGTCGCCAAGGCGATGGGTGCGCCGCTGCTGACCTGGCACATCAAGTCGACGACCAAGGCCCAGCAGGGTCTCTACGAGTACGACGCCGTCACCCGGCTGCGCGACAGCCAGCTGGGCGACGAGCGCGTCAAGGACGTTCGGAACTACATCAAGAAGGGCAAGCTCTGGGAGGCGTTCGAAGCGCCCGTCCGCCCCGTGCTGCTGATCGACGAGATCGACAAGGCCGACATCGAGTTCCCGAACGACCTCCTGCAGGAGCTCGATCGGATGGAGTTCTTCGTCTACGAGACCGGCGAGACGATCAAGGCCAAGGTCCGGCCGGTGATGATCATCACCTCCAACAACGAGAAGGAACTGCCGGACGCCTTCCTGCGCCGCTGCTTCTTCCACTACATCCGCTTCCCCGAGGAGGCGACGATGCAGGCCATCGTCGACGTGCATTTCCCGGGCATCAAGCAGAAGCTGGTCGCCGAGGCGCTGCGCATCTTCTACGACATGCGCAAGGTGCCGGGCCTGAAGAAGAAGCCGTCGACCTCGGAGCTGCTCGACTGGCTGAAGCTCCTGCTTGTCGAGGACATCGACGAGACTGTGCTGCGCGAGAAGGATCCCACCAAGCTGATCCCGCCGCTGCACGGCGCCCTGCTGAAGAACGAGCAGGACGTCCATCTGTTCGAGCGCCTGGCCTTTCTGGCCCGCCGCGAAGGCAGCGCTCGTCCGGGCCAATAG
- the flaF gene encoding flagellar biosynthesis regulator FlaF, whose translation MSLRAYQQAATRTENPREVEYRLFGQVTRALMEASQADVNDIQTRIHALDWNRRVWSALATDCALPENTMTKELRASIISLSIWVGRHSSLVMRKEEDFEPLIEINRMIMQGLAGRAEAA comes from the coding sequence ATGTCTCTTCGGGCCTACCAGCAGGCGGCGACCAGGACTGAGAATCCGCGTGAGGTCGAGTATCGCCTGTTCGGACAGGTGACGCGCGCCCTCATGGAGGCTTCCCAGGCCGACGTGAACGACATCCAGACGCGTATCCACGCGCTGGACTGGAACCGCCGCGTCTGGTCGGCGCTGGCGACCGACTGCGCGCTGCCCGAGAACACGATGACCAAGGAGCTGCGCGCGAGCATCATCTCGCTGAGCATCTGGGTCGGTCGTCACTCGAGCCTGGTCATGCGCAAGGAAGAGGACTTCGAGCCGCTGATCGAGATCAACCGCATGATCATGCAGGGGCTGGCCGGCCGCGCCGAAGCGGCCTGA
- a CDS encoding YfbR-like 5'-deoxynucleotidase, producing MAKGLHKGPPRAWQRMLSGRRLDLLDPSPMDIEIEDIAHGLARVARWNGQTIGDHGFSVAQHSLVVEEIAAHIKPDLEPRWRLAALLHDASEYVIGDMISPFKAALGVSYKDFEARLEDAIHIRFGLPPKTPAPVKKLIKQADRACAFFEATQLAGFEHGESLSIFGAPPAGYDLKIVPLPPFEAQARYVQRFHVLSKAAGYESAPGEAFETE from the coding sequence GTGGCCAAAGGGCTGCATAAGGGCCCTCCGAGGGCGTGGCAGCGGATGCTGTCGGGCCGCAGGCTGGACCTGCTGGACCCCTCGCCCATGGACATCGAGATAGAGGACATCGCCCACGGCCTGGCGCGCGTGGCCCGCTGGAACGGCCAGACGATCGGCGACCACGGCTTCTCGGTGGCCCAGCACAGCCTGGTGGTCGAGGAGATCGCCGCCCACATCAAGCCCGACCTCGAGCCGCGCTGGCGCCTGGCGGCCCTGCTGCACGACGCCTCCGAGTACGTGATCGGCGACATGATCAGCCCGTTCAAGGCGGCCCTGGGCGTCTCGTACAAGGACTTCGAGGCGCGGCTGGAAGACGCCATCCACATCCGCTTCGGCCTGCCGCCCAAGACCCCGGCACCGGTCAAGAAGCTGATCAAGCAGGCCGACCGCGCCTGCGCCTTCTTCGAAGCCACCCAACTGGCCGGCTTCGAGCACGGCGAATCCCTGTCGATCTTCGGGGCGCCGCCAGCCGGCTACGATCTGAAGATCGTCCCCCTGCCCCCGTTTGAAGCCCAGGCCCGCTACGTCCAGCGCTTCCACGTGCTGTCCAAGGCCGCCGGCTACGAATCCGCGCCGGGCGAAGCGTTCGAGACCGAATGA
- a CDS encoding flagellin, whose protein sequence is MIANSINTNAGAMIALQNLNATNSELTTTQQRINTGKKIANAKDNGAIWSMAEMQSATSSSLNAVKDSLQRGQSTIDVALAAGDTVTDLLGKMKEKALAASDTSLNTASFKALQADFTSLRDQITKAVTNAKFNGASVVDGSTTKLAFLANETGAAFTVTSRTLSLTGIGLTTTTTFTTAASAKTMIATIDKSLQTATNKLASLGTNSVGLDMHLTFMGKLQDSLDAGVGNLVDADMAKESARLQSLQTKQQLGVQALSIANQAPQSIMSLFRG, encoded by the coding sequence ATGATCGCCAACTCCATCAACACCAACGCCGGCGCGATGATCGCGCTGCAAAACCTGAACGCCACCAACTCGGAGCTGACCACCACCCAGCAACGCATCAACACCGGCAAGAAGATCGCGAACGCCAAGGACAACGGCGCGATCTGGTCGATGGCGGAGATGCAGAGCGCGACCTCGAGCTCGTTGAATGCCGTGAAGGACTCGCTCCAGCGCGGTCAGTCGACCATCGACGTTGCGTTGGCGGCCGGCGACACGGTCACCGACCTGCTCGGCAAGATGAAGGAAAAGGCCCTGGCCGCTTCCGACACCTCGCTCAACACCGCCTCCTTCAAAGCGCTGCAAGCCGACTTCACGTCGCTGCGCGACCAGATCACCAAGGCCGTGACCAACGCCAAGTTCAACGGCGCCAGCGTGGTGGACGGTTCGACCACCAAGCTCGCGTTCCTGGCGAACGAAACCGGCGCGGCGTTCACCGTCACCTCGCGGACCCTGTCCCTCACGGGCATCGGTCTGACGACGACGACGACCTTCACGACGGCCGCTTCTGCGAAGACCATGATCGCCACGATCGACAAGTCTCTGCAGACCGCGACCAACAAGCTGGCCTCGCTCGGCACCAACTCGGTCGGCCTGGACATGCACTTGACCTTCATGGGCAAGCTGCAGGACAGCCTCGACGCCGGTGTCGGCAACCTGGTCGATGCGGACATGGCCAAGGAAAGCGCCCGGCTGCAGTCGCTGCAAACCAAGCAGCAGCTGGGTGTTCAGGCACTGTCCATCGCCAACCAGGCGCCCCAATCGATCATGTCGCTCTTCCGCGGCTGA
- a CDS encoding primosomal protein, with translation MPPETDYDPQDVAEVLDETNLTEDGQDIANFDDIEDVYDVTQADDDAAEDEDDDYDILDESELDDIDDELEAGRDDEGLDVEREPLDPVGGGLSDEDLVSSDDEEPSDYESTRLADDDIEALGYERRR, from the coding sequence ATGCCGCCGGAAACCGACTACGACCCGCAGGATGTCGCCGAGGTCCTGGACGAGACCAACCTGACCGAAGACGGCCAGGACATCGCCAATTTCGACGATATCGAAGACGTCTACGACGTCACCCAGGCGGACGACGACGCCGCCGAGGACGAAGACGACGACTACGACATCCTCGACGAGTCCGAACTCGACGACATCGACGACGAACTCGAGGCCGGCCGTGACGACGAGGGGCTGGACGTCGAGCGCGAGCCGCTGGATCCCGTGGGCGGCGGCCTTTCCGACGAGGACCTCGTCTCCTCCGACGACGAGGAACCTTCCGACTACGAGTCGACGCGCCTGGCCGACGACGACATCGAGGCCCTGGGCTACGAGCGCCGTCGTTAG